One genomic window of Osmia bicornis bicornis chromosome 5, iOsmBic2.1, whole genome shotgun sequence includes the following:
- the LOC114882728 gene encoding protein SCAI, protein MVHGGVEDTHGAPPDAGWASIDWVGAAFVGVVVRVQEGGGIGRRHHAGPPRPSSEGPSSQWPRSRFTEKMVMMAGMDDHERKVVLEFCHLLEKSKQLFNGLRDLPQYGHKQWQGYFGRTFDIYTKLWKFQQQHRTILDTKYGLKRWQIGEIASKIGQLYYHYYLRTSETSYLHEAYSFYAAIRGRAYYSRAAKEDRSDLMVKKLRYYARFIVVCLLLNRMKLVRELVQELDAQIADYTSTYEPDDQLEWNLVLDEIKAFVKAESAVGVVHSDSNPVVLTHRLGAQTSPPVERTPPMCLSLQEILIVGNCADQVKFSELSMDMFRMLQTLEREPRDDPNHLHDASPAGRMPFRPGPYPGAENGAPRRDNPHKYLLYKPTYSQVQVFLASGFKELPANGALLLYLSADGCFSTVKHPEEMGYDLGGVSTCSKRDPEHGKRPTGGKEPHCLYPGDLYPFTRKPLFVVVDSDNSFVFQQIPRYFGQPLMVLMSPQDTPPTLRDVRHGGSLFTLFLHAPLAAFCLICNIGSLAVHHWERCQRYIERFLIEACQLVTRSRCETSVLQFFGDDFLRLLLVRYVFCDVVLNLHRSFRGRQQRPRCHPPLPDAEVLEHPTLHHLVLDLAACLDCRDHFPDSNELA, encoded by the exons ATGGTGCACGGTGGCGTCGAAGACACGCACGGTGCGCCCCCTGATGCGGGGTGGGCAAGTATTGATTGGGTGGGCGCCGCGTTCGTCGGCGTCGTAGTCAGAGTGCAAGAGGGTGGCGGAATCGGCAGGCGCCATCACGCGGGGCCACCGCGACCGTCGTCTGAAGGGCCGTCCAGCCAGTGGCCGCGATCTCGATTCACCGAAAAGATGGTCATGATGGCTGGCATGGACGACCACGAGCGCAAAGTCGTCCTCGAATTCTGCCACCTGCTCGAGAAGAGCAAGCAGCTGTTCAACGGGCTACGGGATCTGCCACAGTACGGGCACAAGCAGTGGCAGGGATACTTTGGGCGCACCTTTGACATCTACACGAAGCTCTGGAAGTTCCAGCAGCAGCACAG GACGATACTGGATACGAAGTACGGCCTGAAGAGGTGGCAGATCGGCGAGATAGCCAGTAAGATCGGCCAGCTCTACTACCACTACTACTTGCGCACCAGCGAGACCAGTTACCTGCACGAGGCCTATTCGTTCTACGCGGCGATAAGGGGTCGCGCTTACTACAGCCGCGCGGCCAAGGAGGACAGGAGCGACCTGATGGTGAAGAAGTTGAGGTACTACGCCCGCTTCATCGTCGTCTGTCTTTTGTTGAATCGTATGAAGCTGGTACGCGAGCTGGTGCAAGAGTTGGACGCCCAGATCGCCGACTACACGAGCACCTACGAACCGGACGATCAGCTCGAGTGGAACCTGGTGCTCGACGAGATCAAGGCGTTCGTCAAGGCCGAGTCGGCGGTCGGCGTGGTGCACTCGGACTCGAACCCGGTCGTACTGACCCACAGGCTAGGAGCCCAGACCTCGCCGCCGGTCGAACGTACGCCACCCATGTGCCTATCACTGCAGGAGATCCTGATCGTCGGCAATTGCGCCGACCAGGTGAAATTCAGTGAATTGTCGATGGACATGTTCAGGATGCTGCAGACTCTCGAAAGAGAGCCGAGAGACGATCCGAATCACCTGCACGACGCGTCGCCGGCTGGCAGGATGCCCTTCAGGCCTGGTCCCTACCCTGGCGCGGAGAACGGCGCGCCAAGACGCGACAATCCCCACAAGTACCTCTTGTACAAGCCCACCTACAGCCAGGTACAGGTATTCCTCGCGAGCGGTTTCAAGGAACTGCCCGCCAACGGGGCGCTGCTACTCTACCTGTCGGCGGACGGATGCTTCTCCACCGTTAAACATCCCGAAGAAA TGGGGTACGACCTGGGTGGAGTGTCGACGTGCAGCAAGAGGGACCCGGAACACGGGAAGAGGCCGACAGGTGGTAAGGAGCCACACTGTCTCTATCCGGGTGACCTCTACCCGTTCACCAGGAAGCCTCTGTTCGTGGTCGTCGACTCGGACAACAGTTTCGTGTTCCAACAGATACCCCGTTACTTTGGTCAGCCTTTAATGGTGCTGATGTCGCCGCAGGACACGCCGCCAACCTTACGAGATGTCCGACACGGTGGCAGCCTGTTCACCCTGTTTCTCCACGCCCCTTTAGCCGCGTTTTGCCTTATTTGCAACATCGGCAGCCTGGCCGTGCACCACTGGGAGCGGTGCCAGCGTTACATCGAGCGGTTCCTCATCGAGGCCTGTCAGCTCGTCACGCGCTCCAGATGCG AGACCAGCGTGCTGCAATTCTTCGGCGACGATTTCCTACGCCTGTTGCTGGTTCGCTACGTGTTCTGCGACGTGGTGTTGAATCTCCATCGGTCGTTCAGGGGTCGACAGCAAAGGCCCCGATGCCATCCGCCGTTACCGGACGCCGAGGTCCTCGAACATCCGACTCTTCATCATCTGGTGCTCGACCTGGCCGCCTGTCTCGACTGTCGTGACCATTTTCCGGACAGCAACGAGCTCGCCTGA